Genomic segment of Triticum aestivum cultivar Chinese Spring chromosome 6A, IWGSC CS RefSeq v2.1, whole genome shotgun sequence:
AGCCTTTTACACACAGAACAAAAACTTGAGAGTAACAGAGTAAGTAATTTGATTTAGACAAGCATACCGAGTTACTATCCCGGGTTACAGATGCTGTAAGACCAGCTGCAGATGAACCTTTTCCAGAGGTATAGACTGCAATTGGTGCTGTCTTCTCTACAAACTTCAGAAACTGTCCAAATGTAGAAATGCATGTCACTCACTCAGAAATCATTGGTCTTTATAATAGTGTAAAAACCAGAAACAATTAATTTTGGCAAATTATGTTAACTAAACTAGTGTATCACATGAATTCAGAGTGCAAGCCGTGACATTTTTTAGTGAAAGGGTAGCACTTCTGCATAATGCACAATAAAAGGTTGAGTACTGAGTACATAAGTATAATCTACTGACACATGCAACAGCAAAAGGAGAGCAGGAGCTTAATCCCTGAAAGTTGACTGACTTGAAAGCTACTTGCTAGTTCAAGGTATCAAACTAGATTATGTTTCTCTCCTTCCAAATATTCCAGCAAGCGAAATCAGTAATCACTTACAAATTTCAACAACTCCAGGGAGTTGACAAGACTAATATGACCTATATTGTCATGTTTTTTGCCAACAAACTAAATGCTGTGATAACTTAAAACAGCACTTGCCTGGGATTTTGCTGTGGATGGATCACCCAAAAGCAAGGCATGAATGTCCCCTCTCAAACGGACGCCATCTGGTAGCCTCTGCAGTAGACAATAGTTCAAACAGCATGGGAGCACTCACGATTAGCTACGGGATACAGATTAATTTGCAATGCATATCAGAGGCTGATAATATCAAATACCTTCTTTGATCCCCCAAACAGAAGGCAAGCAATAGCTTTCTTGACATCACCATGACCGTAAATTGAAGGGCCTATCATTGAACAAATCTTGGCATATGCATCCGGCCTCTGTGCAAATTCTTTGAATTCCATTTCCTGCAACCAAACAAGAAAGTTAACATTACAGGAAAAAAGTGCAACTCCCATGATTAATGAAAACACTAAAAATTAAACTACCTCATCGAGTGTGAAATGTGAGGGGCCATTTGTGTTGTCATCTCGAGACTGCTCTAACCCCACGATTCTAATGTAGGGCTGTTTAACTCCAACAGCACCTTTCTGGCTGCAAAATGAATGTACAGCGGCATCAGCCATGTAACCAGCTTAGCTAACAGCAAAAACTCAGTTCTGAAACATACTTGTTCGTCCCGGATGCTTGGAATACACTGTAGATGCCAATCACAGTTAATCTAGTCCCTGGAACAATTGTCTGAACAAGATGTCTGTCTACAGAAAGCAGCACATTCCTTGGAAGCTCACCAGTTGGAACATCCTGGAAGATGATATTAATAAAGATTAATGATTGTTGTCATGTCACAGTAGTTGGCAAGTGAACATCGTATAAAAACGGATTACTGCACAACTCAGCAGTTCTGCAGGAAGCATAATACTAACCTCAGGATTTTCCTGCAATTTGAGAGTCTGTAGATCCACATACTTGCTCTTGTCAGGGACTGCAATCCAGGGGTCCAGGGGGCAAGGCTCTTCTCCAGGCTAAGGAAACGAAACGATCAGATACATCAGTACCACCACCATTAATAACAATACACAAACTAAACAGCAGGGCAATGATTGAATATGATCACTGGGAAATATACCTGAGGAACATGATCACAGGATCGTGGGACAATAGCCCCACCTAGGCCTGGCCTGCACGGCACAGTCCTCACACTCCTGCAGTTCTTGCAGAGCAGTGTCACGTGAGTTGCCTTGGCTTTCACCCTCGATGCGGCAATTGCAATACCCGCAATCTTCACCAGTTTGGACATGTAATCCGCCTGTAATTTTTTTGTTGGTTATCAAAATGGAGTTCCTAAAACTCTCTGAAATCAGCTAATTTTTACAGAATTGGTTTCAGAACTGACCCCAATAGATCTCATGGAGACGCAATTCTCCTTGGAGGACAGGAAGATCTGCACATCGCCGGTGACAGGCTCCTCCATCTCCCCGGTCTCGCCCGCGACCTTCGACCTAAGGCTGGCGAGAACCTCGGACCCGGCCGTCTCGAACTGCAGAAACCCACCACGCCAAGAATTAGACACCAATCCCTGAACCAACAGGAAAAAGACACACATGACACAGTTTCAGAGATGGCAACGCACCAGCGGCAGGTAGTCTGCGGGCGCCTTGCGGATCCTGTCGGCGAGCTCGGCGTCGAAGGCGTCGAGGTCCTCGATGGCGACGGTGACATGGTCGCGGTTGTGCACGAGGCTCTCACTGCAACATATAAACGCGTACACGGGTTAGCCTAGCCCGATTCGACAACGGCGCCAGATCTggcgaggggaaggggaggggcgggGGGTACCGGTAGGGGAAGTCGCCGGTGGGGCCGGTGAAGCCGCGGAGGAACTCCTTGAACTTGCGGAGGGCGGAGTGGCGGGtgatgtcggcggcggcggggtcgcccTGCGGGAACTGCGCCTGGTCGCTGTAGAAGACGGCGCCCTCGTCCCAgcccgacatggcggcggcggcggcgaggagaggggCACGGGCGCGTGCGTGGGCGGGTGGGTGCGGACGCGGCGGGGAATGGGAGAGGATGGGAAGGGAGACGGCGAGGGGGGTGGGGATGGGAGTGGTGGCGCGAAGAGGGTAATAGAGAGGGTGGTTTGGCGGGAAAGCGGTGCGCGTTTTGGCGGGAGTCCGGGTTCGTGCTCCTCTAGGGTTTGGTTGGGTTGTTCTTGCGGCGAGGCCGGGTTCGTTGGTGGGCTCATAGTGTGTGGGCTTGGGCCTGGACTGATAGTGGGCTGGTAAAGGTGTCCTAAGTGCCTCTTCTCTTTTTACTAAAAAAAACCTTTTTGATGCTACAAAAAACtattttcttcttcaacaaaaATTCCTTTTTTTCTTGGACGAAAATATTGTATCTCAAAGATTATTCCATTGCATATTCATTCTTAACAAAAAAATGTTATGTGTATACAATATATGCATATTAATATTTGCTTAACCGAAGACTGTAACATTTATGGTCATTCTATAGGAGATTGTAAAGTAGGGCGCGTACATCGCATTTTGCAACTGCAAACAAACAGTACTAGAATTGATAAAAGTCCATATTGTATGCGGATCAGTAAGGGCGCCCCAAATCTTTTTTTTTGTTACTCTGAAAAATGCTCTCTTTTTTTTACTAAATGTTCTTTTTTTTCTTGAAATAAATATTTTCTTAAGATATTATTGTCAGAAAATGGTTATTATCTATTTACAAACGGACGACCTGAGTTCCATTTTATTCCTTTTGGAAGGAATACATATAATATCTTCTTAACTAAAAGCATGCAAATTTTGGTCATTTTCTTAAGAGATTGTGGAGTAAGTTCAGACACCACATTATTACAGAAAAGTAATTCTAGAATGAACAAGAATTATGTGGATTCGCACAAGAGGCTTGCTACTTACGAAAATTTAACATGCAATACATATGATACGTTTTTTGTCTAGCTTTTGCTTCCACTTAATTAATACATATTGAAATGGTGATGGAAGGGGAGGTGGCAGAGAAAACGGCGAGAAGAGGAGTTAGGACGaccaaaagaaaaagagaaggaggagaagaacaTGAGACAGACGATGGTGTATGGGTTTAATTAAACCTCCCTACACAGCCATGTCGATGAAGCGCAAGAGATTTTGTTGACTTAGCATGCACGTGTCTCTTAAAACAAAAGTGCACTTTCAATTTAGGTTAGTTCTAGAACTGGACTACAGATGGTTGCTCGTCCTCAAAGTAACTGGCAAAAGGCAGATTGATTTACTCTTGTCGAGATTCCGGACACAATTGTGTCATGCCGTTTCAATTTTTAACTACCGAGTTGCGCCGAAGGTGGTCGTTCTTCCACACTAGCTTTTGACAAATGGAAAAGGCAAGCATGTCTT
This window contains:
- the LOC123128789 gene encoding DNA replication licensing factor MCM5, with the protein product MSGWDEGAVFYSDQAQFPQGDPAAADITRHSALRKFKEFLRGFTGPTGDFPYRESLVHNRDHVTVAIEDLDAFDAELADRIRKAPADYLPLFETAGSEVLASLRSKVAGETGEMEEPVTGDVQIFLSSKENCVSMRSIGADYMSKLVKIAGIAIAASRVKAKATHVTLLCKNCRSVRTVPCRPGLGGAIVPRSCDHVPQPGEEPCPLDPWIAVPDKSKYVDLQTLKLQENPEDVPTGELPRNVLLSVDRHLVQTIVPGTRLTVIGIYSVFQASGTNNQKGAVGVKQPYIRIVGLEQSRDDNTNGPSHFTLDEEMEFKEFAQRPDAYAKICSMIGPSIYGHGDVKKAIACLLFGGSKKRLPDGVRLRGDIHALLLGDPSTAKSQFLKFVEKTAPIAVYTSGKGSSAAGLTASVTRDSNSREFYLEGGAMVLADGGVVCIDEFDKMRPEDRVAIHEAMEQQTISIAKAGITTVLNSRTSVLAAANPISGRYDDLKTAQDNIDLQTTILSRFDLIFIVKDVRMYEQDKRIANHIIKVHASGAATQVNRNADTNEGENWLKRYVEYCRNTCRPRLSEKAAEMLQNKYVEIRQKMRQQSHETGRAAAIPITVRQLEAIIRLSESLAKMRLTSVATPEHIEEAFRLFNVSTVDAARSGINEHLNLSPEIANEIKQAEAQIKRRMGIGSHISERRLLDELNRMGLNESIVRRALVIMHQRDEVEYKRERHVIVRKA